Proteins encoded in a region of the Neodiprion virginianus isolate iyNeoVirg1 chromosome 2, iyNeoVirg1.1, whole genome shotgun sequence genome:
- the LOC124297574 gene encoding probable salivary secreted peptide, translating to MLTKASFALIFAVGLVATTGVSFGPNVLPLAYQGKALPANASHHLIVGTRLFADRLLSQQVVRKSSSWLQIVTKEVTFHTLNRENITQVKALDQKTNGNGAYASITYGGPGNRNVTLRFKSQRGHGINFVVEIYGR from the exons ATGCTAACGAAAGCTTCTTTCGCCCTGATCTTCGCCGTCGGCCTCGTCGCCACGACCGGCGTTTCCTTCGGACCAAACGTCTTGCCGCTCGCCTATCAGGGCAAAGCTCTGCCCGCCAATGCCTCTCATCATTTGATCGTGGGAACGAGATTGTTCGCCGATCGTCTTCTGAGCCAGCAG GTGGTCCGTAAGTCGAGTTCTTGGCTGCAGATCGTGACGAAGGAGGTAACTTTCCATACTCTGAACCGCGAGAACATCACGCAGGTAAAAGCCTTGGACCAGAAGACCAACGGCAATGGAGCGTACGCATCGATCACATACGGCGGACCCGGAAACCGGAACGTAACCCTTCGCTTCAAGAGTCAGCGTGGTCACGGAATCAACTTCGTCGTAGAAATTTACGGCCGTTGA
- the LOC124297838 gene encoding uncharacterized protein LOC124297838 — protein MWGRRWRLAVLAIWTILAHGRETGSAGGKVTLTPGRNIVPGVETRSDPPAAIRNPSGWREAKDNEEVDGNRPGIAAAEPEMSESGKNSVNNRLASESPDSGHREIELLVGKSEEDTQARETKSSIRTSSDLGKVERGAPVTPPAEEETTRKDEERDGTSRRVSRAKAASVDKDVTVDTSGKEKRRSFSQREGLKKGVGEPRQPGSIKGRLFGTNRGDEERRDSSGAASPELVKIAEKFLTDDPPTTTIKNLVSGVRGIIEPTSAGDLRTRGESSTATTARMISAPGVLRGRDVEEGGSSTRVNDPLQGHRDFAITRGTKGESSADIERCRNCCLPRGAGNCIERRNGGSGSTGSHVGPSSADDLSAGGKGEGKLEGGRRDTETDQEVGATRRETIPELSGKVFLAKACGEIGVSRPDVGGGKQDETTPGRSLIARLGDKYLASKKKRGMRESSSGPQKTRGEATRTIYPGEVVRDEESTLGPSDAEPTFHPVPMPEVAESKEPLLSSIFVSRNETTTMTEGAGQLDRVFTGQEDGDEYYSRIDESTEAAGSEASVFLGEIATPASVTSGLPEQDLLPVAIEGPFRTTENSAEFENSSRSTAALNQWPIKHSAVVEGDLVLGGLMMVHEREDSVTCGPVMPQGGVQALEAMLYTLDRLNSNGGILPGVKIGAHILDDCDKDTYGLEMAVDFIKDFINHLTTEDPIFGASWEQEYDSWW, from the exons ATGTGGGGGCGGAGATGGCGGCTGGCCGTGTTGGCCATTTGGACAATATTGGCGCACGGCCGAGAAACCGGAAGCGCAGGAGGCAAAGTCACCCTGACTCCCGGTAGAAACATTGTCCCAGGAGTCGAGACGCGGAGCGATCCGCCAGCCGCGATACGAAATCCGTCAGGATGGAGAGAGGCGAAGGATAACGAGGAGGTGGATGGAAATCGGCCTGGCATCGCTGCAGCTGAACCGGAAATGAGCGAGAGCGGTAAAAACTCGGTGAATAACCGTCTCGCGTCCGAATCGCCGGACTCCGGTCACCGAGAGATCGAACTCCTCGTGGGAAAAAGCGAGGAGGATACGCAGGCTCGCGAAACCAAGTCCAGCATCCGGACGTCGAGCGATCTCGGAAAAGTGGAACGCGGTGCTCCCGTCACGCCGCCGGCGGAAGAAGAGACGACGAGAAAGGACGAGGAACGCGATGGGACGTCGCGACGCGTATCGAGGGCCAAAGCGGCGTCCGTTGACAAGGATGTCACGGTGGACACGagcggaaaagaaaaaagaagaagcttTTCGCAGCGAGAGGGCTTAAAGAAGGGTGTCGGGGAGCCAAGGCAGCCGGGGTCAATCAAGGGTCGATTATTCGGTACGAACCGCGGGGACGAGGAACGGAGAGACTCTTCGGGGGCGGCTTCGCCGGAGCTGGTAAAGattgcggaaaaatttttaaccgacGATCcaccgacgacgacgatcaAGAATCTCGTCTCCGGGGTAAGAGGGATAATTGAACCGACGAGTGCCGGTGATCTTCGGACTCGGGGCGAAAGCTCGACGGCAACGACGGCCAGGATGATTTCAGCCCCTGGAGTCCTTAGGGGGCGGGATGTCGAGGAAGGGGGGAGTTCGACGCGGGTCAACGACCCCCTTCAGGGTCATCGAGATTTCGCGATAACGAGAGGGACGAAGGGCGAGTCGTCGGCGGATATTGAACGTTGTCGGAATTGCTGCCTCCCTCGAGGAGCGGGAAACTGCATCGAAAGACGGAACGGGGGATCAGGGTCGACCGGAAGTCACGTTGGACCGAGCTCAGCGGACGATTTGTCCGCAGGGGGAAAAGGCGAGGGAAAATTAGAAGGGGGGAGGAGGGATACCGAGACGGACCAAGAAGTTGGAGCCACCAGACGCGAGACGATCCCTGAGTTATCGGGGAAGGTATTTCTGGCGAAAGCGTGCGGGGAAATTGGGGTGTCGCGGCCGGATGTCGGCGGGGGAAAACAAGACGAGACGACGCCGGGTAGATCGCTGATAGCGAGACTGGGCGATAAATATTTAGCCTCGAAGAAGAAACGGGGTATGCGGGAATCGTCCTCCGGCCCGCAAAAAACTCGCGGAGAAGCTACGAGGACGATTTACCCCGGCGAAGTCGTAAGGGATGAAGAATCCACCCTCGGCCCATCCGATGCAGAACCCACTTTTCACCCCGTCCCGATGCCAGAAGTGGCCGAAAGTAAGGAACCCCTTTTATCGTCGATATTCGTCAGCCGGAAcgagacgacgacgatgaccGAAGGGGCGGGCCAATTGGACCGAGTTTTTACGGGGCAGGAAGATGGGGATGAATATTATTCGCGCATTGACGAATCCACCGAAGCCGCGGGCTCTGAAGCCTCCGTGTTTCTCGGCGAAATCGCGACTCCTGCATCCGTAACTTCCGGCCTCCCGGAGCAGGACCTTCTCCCGGTAGCCATCGAGGGACCTTTTAGGACGACCGAGAACTCGGCGGAATTCGAGAACTCGAGCCGGTCGACCGCCGCGTTGAATCAGTGGCCGATCAAGCACAGCGCCGTCGTCGAGGGCGATTTGGTCCTCGGGGGACTGATGATGGTCCACGAGAGGGAGGACTCGGTCACCTGCGGCCCCGTCATGCCCCAGGGCGGCGTCCAGGCCCTCGAGGCGATGCTCTACACCCTCGACCGGCTCAATTCCAACGGCGGCATCCTTCCCGGAGTTAAGATCGGCGCACACATTCTCGACGACTGCGACAAGGACACGTACGGGCTCGAGATGGCGGTCGACTTCATCAAAG ATTTTATCAACCATTTGACTACCGAGGATCCGATATTCGGGGCTTCTTGGGAGCAGGAATACGATTCATGGTGGTGA